A region of the Gemmatimonadales bacterium genome:
GAGCGGGTCCGCCGCGAGGCGGGAGTCCCGTCCGGCGCCGTGGGACTCATCACCACCGCGGCGCAGGCGGACGAGATCGTGCGTGCGGGCAAGGCGGACGCCGTGCTGCTCGCGCGGCAGCTCCTGCGCGATCCGTACTGGCCGCTCCACGCGGCCGAGGAGCTGAAGGCGGCCGCGACGTGGCCGGCGCAGTACCTGCGGGCGGCGCCCGCGGGCACCGCCCGGCGAATCGCCGAACCGGCCCCGGACGGCGCCTAGCGCGCGTCCGGGTGGTCGGCCAGGAAGCAGTCGAGGTCCTCGAGGCGGCCGCGCTTCTCGACCGGCGAGAGGAACGAGGCCAGGAACGAGTTGCGCGTGAGCTGAACGATCTCGTCCCGGGTCAGCCCGAGCGCCTCGCGCGCCGCGCGGAAATTCGCGCCGATGTAGCCGCCGAAATAGGCCGGGTCGTCGGAGCTGATCGTGACGCACAGGCCCTGCCGCAGCATCTGCCGCAGCGGGTGATCCGCCATCGCCTCGAACACGCGCAGCTTGACGTTGGAGAGCGGGCAGACGGTGAGCGGCACGTGCTCGGCGGCGAGGCGCTCGACCAGGCCGGGGTCCTCGAGGCAGCGGACCCCGTGGTCGATGCGCCGTACCTTCAGCAGGTCGAGGGCCTCGCGGATGTACTCGGGCGGCCCCTCCTCGCCGGCGTGCGCCACGGTCAGGAAGCCGGCCCCCCGCGCCCGGTCGAATACGGCGCGGAACTTCGACGGCGGGTGACCCACCTCCGACGAATCGAGCCCGACCGCGACGATCCACTCCTTGAAGGGCAGCGCCTCCTCGAGCGTGGCCGCCGCGGCCTCGGCGCTGAGGTGCCGCAGGAAGCAGAGTATCAGGCCGGAGCTCATCCGCAGCCGACGCTCCGCGTCGGCCAGGGCGCGGTGAATGCCGGTCACGACGGTCCCGAACGCCACCCCGCGGGCGGTGTGGGTCTGCGGGTCGAAGAAGATCTCGGCGTGCCGGACGCCGTCGGCGTGCGCCCGCTCCAGGTACGCCCAGGTCAGGTCGTAGAAGTCGCGCTCCGCGAGCAGGACCTTCGCGCCTTCGTAGTAGATGTCGAGGAAATCCTGCAGGTTCGAGAACCGGTAGGCGCGGCGGACGTCGGCCACCGAGCGGAATCGCAGCGGGACCTCGTTGCGGCGGGCGATGGCGAACATCAGCTCCGGCTCGAGGGTCCCCTCGATGTGCAGGTGCAGCTCGGCCTTGGGCAGGTCCCGGATGAAGTCGTCCACGCGCCGCCGCGCTCGGGGTACGCGGCCAAGTATAGGAAAGGGGGAGCCGGTCGGCCAACCCGGCTC
Encoded here:
- a CDS encoding adenosine deaminase, whose protein sequence is MDDFIRDLPKAELHLHIEGTLEPELMFAIARRNEVPLRFRSVADVRRAYRFSNLQDFLDIYYEGAKVLLAERDFYDLTWAYLERAHADGVRHAEIFFDPQTHTARGVAFGTVVTGIHRALADAERRLRMSSGLILCFLRHLSAEAAAATLEEALPFKEWIVAVGLDSSEVGHPPSKFRAVFDRARGAGFLTVAHAGEEGPPEYIREALDLLKVRRIDHGVRCLEDPGLVERLAAEHVPLTVCPLSNVKLRVFEAMADHPLRQMLRQGLCVTISSDDPAYFGGYIGANFRAAREALGLTRDEIVQLTRNSFLASFLSPVEKRGRLEDLDCFLADHPDAR